Within the Scytonema millei VB511283 genome, the region TATTTTCCTGCCCAAGCCAGTTGGACGATTCCCCAGGGAGGGCTATTTCTTTGGGTACATTTACCAGAAGGTATATCCGTACAAGCGATTTGTCGAGAAGCATTATCTTGTAAGATTCTCGTCGCCTCTGGAACGGCATTTTTTCCCAATCACCAAGGTTATCCAGCCCTGCGCTTAAATTTTTCTAATTCCCTTGCAGACATCGATCGCGGGGTTGCTGTGTTGGGTGAGTTAGTACAAAAATATTTAGCAGCAGTCGTACCTCAACCTAGCCGTGCGATTAGCGATCGCCCTTTGGAGATAGCGAGCAACGTGCGCGTTCCCAATCTGGGAATGTTGACAAAAAATTAGGTGCAAGGCTATTGACAAATTACATATTTTTTGCAATCAGCCTTGATATTTTCTGTCTAAGGTTGAGTATAATTGCTATCCAGTTCCGCCTATTGCCTGATGGAAATAGCAGATTAATTGCGCGATCCTAATAACAAGCTACTAGATAGCTGCATCCGTGAATTGAGGTTAAGCAAGATGAAACTAGCAATGCTCTCTACTACGGTTGCGATCGCTGCTCTTTCGATTGCGACTCCTGTACGGGCAGAAAACCCCGCTCATGTCAGACAATTACTGGCAACTGGAGAATGCCCGAGCTGCGATCTTTCTGGGGCAAATTTGAGTGGCGCTCATTTAATTGGTGCGGATTTGCGAAATGCAAATTTATCAGGTGCTAACCTAACAAATGCGAACTTGGAAGGTGCAGATTTAGAGGGTGCTAACCTACAAAAAGCTAATTTGCAGAAAGTTTTGGCT harbors:
- a CDS encoding pentapeptide repeat-containing protein, translating into MKLAMLSTTVAIAALSIATPVRAENPAHVRQLLATGECPSCDLSGANLSGAHLIGADLRNANLSGANLTNANLEGADLEGANLQKANLQKVLASDTSLINANLKGANFQQAQLASTVFDGAVVTGANFQGAKLYTANFNN